From the genome of Streptomyces sp. S4.7:
CCTGCTGGACCGCGTGTTCGGTGCGGGTGTCGAGCGCGCTGGTCGCCTCGTCGAGTACGAGGACGGGCGGGTCGCGCAGGATGGTGCGGGCGATCGCGAGGCGCTGCTTCTCGCCGCCGGAGAATCGGTATCCGCGCTCGCCGACCAGCGTGTCGTACCCGTCGGGCAGGGAGGCGATGTGGTCGTGGATCTGCGCGGCCCTGGCCGCGGTCTCGATCTCCTCGTCCGTCGCGTCCGGCTTCGCGAAGCGCAGGTTCTCGGCGACCGAGGCGTGGAAGAGATACGTCTCCTGCGACACGACGCCGACCGCGCGGGCGAGGGTCTCGAAGGTCAGGTCGCGTACGTCCACCCCGTCGAGCAGGACCCGGCCTCCCGTCACGTCGTACAGCCGGGGCACGAGATAGCTGAGGGTCGACTTGCCCGATCCCGTGGGGCCGACGACGGCGAGGCTGCCGCCCGCCGGGACGGTCAGGTCGATGCCGTGGAGGGTGTTCCCGTCCTTCTCGTCGTAACTGAAGTCGACACCGTCGAAGCGGACTTCGCCCCGGACCGTGCCGAGCGCGACCGGCTTCTCCGGCTCGGTGATGTCGACGGGCAGGTCGAGGTATTCGAAGATCCGCTGGAAGAGCGCGAGCGACGTCTGCATCTGCACGCCGGTGGCGAGCAGGCTCACGGCAGGGCGGAAGAGACCCTGCTGGAGGGAGACGAAGGCGACGAGCGTGCCGATGGAGACGACCGTGCCGCCGGACTGGAGGACGAAACCCGCCGCCCAGTAGATGACGGCGGGCATGGCGGCCATGACGATGCCGATGACCGACATCCGCCACCGCCCCGCCATGTTGGACCGCACCTCAAGGTCGACGAGCCGCTCGGACTCCTCGGCGAAGGACTTGGTGAGCGAGTCGGCGCGCCCCATCGTGCGGCCGAGGAGGATGCCGCTCACCGACAGCGACTCCGTGACCGTGGCGGCCATGGTGGCCATCTGTTTCTGCCGTTGCAGGGTGATTC
Proteins encoded in this window:
- a CDS encoding NovA family novobiocin export ABC transporter: MKSELSTWKPSARPLDPSLPEPPAQLRRIFRLFRPYRGRLAVVGLLVGASSLVAVASPFMLREILDTAIPQGRTGLLSLLALGMILTAVLSGVFGVVQTLISTTVGQRVMHDLRTAVYAQLQRMPLAFFTRTRTGEVQSRIANDIGGMQATVTSTATSLVSNLTAVIATVVAMLALDWRLTVVSLLLLPVFVWISRRVGRERKRITLQRQKQMATMAATVTESLSVSGILLGRTMGRADSLTKSFAEESERLVDLEVRSNMAGRWRMSVIGIVMAAMPAVIYWAAGFVLQSGGTVVSIGTLVAFVSLQQGLFRPAVSLLATGVQMQTSLALFQRIFEYLDLPVDITEPEKPVALGTVRGEVRFDGVDFSYDEKDGNTLHGIDLTVPAGGSLAVVGPTGSGKSTLSYLVPRLYDVTGGRVLLDGVDVRDLTFETLARAVGVVSQETYLFHASVAENLRFAKPDATDEEIETAARAAQIHDHIASLPDGYDTLVGERGYRFSGGEKQRLAIARTILRDPPVLVLDEATSALDTRTEHAVQQAIDALSEGRTTITIAHRLSTVRDADQIVVLDAGRIAERGTHQELIDHDGRYAALVRRDGAMSTAPAPEADARVSA